A genomic segment from Micropterus dolomieu isolate WLL.071019.BEF.003 ecotype Adirondacks linkage group LG03, ASM2129224v1, whole genome shotgun sequence encodes:
- the cldn12 gene encoding claudin-12, with protein MSCRDIHATNAFAFIIAFLCVGGIAVAALIPQWRVTKLVTFNRNAKNVSVYDGLWAKCVKQDGYSGCYYYDSEWYSKVDQLDLRLLQFCLPTGLLFGSLALLLCMAGMCKTCCASDKPEPDINTISCLVNTAGCHLVAGMFLFLGGAIAIAPSVWFLFRTKEMNIRYDNIFSDGFAVYVSIGCSGGLMLASLLMFMWYCMCKKLPSPFWLPLPSMPPSMSTQPLITNGYPPSPVYGPQPFSPQTYPPTVINTQPYVPSQGYAQSVVTPVPPQVYMPSSSAPDGYGSEVGGPQAYSYAPSKSYAQSYAPSQGYASSYAGHRYSSRSRMSAIEIDIPVLTE; from the exons ATGTCGTGCCGGGACATCCACGCCACCAACGCTTTTGCCTTCATCATTGCCTTCTTGTGTGTGGGAGGGATTGCTGTGGCAGCGTTAATCCCACAGTGGCGTGTAACGAAACTCGTAACCTTCAATCGCAATGCCAAGAATGTCAGCGTGTATGATGGGCTGTGGGCTAAATGTGTGAAACAGGATGGCTATTCAGGATGTTACTACTATGATTCAGAG TGGTATTCTAAAGTGGACCAGCTGGATCTGCGGCTCTTGCAGTTCTGTCTGCCTACAGGCCTGCTGTTTGGCTCTCTAGCCTTGCTGCTGTGCATGGCAGGAATGTGCAAGACCTGCTGCGCCTCAGACAAGCCAGAACCGGACATTAACACCATCAGTTGCCTGGTCAACACTGCAGGCTGTCACCTTGTGGCTGGGATGTTCTTGTTCCTGGGCGGAGCTATAGCCATCGCACCCTCAGTGTGGTTCCTGTTCCGCACCAAGGAAATGAACATCAGATATGACAACATTTTCTCTGATGGCTTTGCTGTGTATGTATCGATAGGCTGCTCTGGAGGACTAATGCTAGCTTCCCTGCTGATGTTCATGTGGTACTGCATGTGTAAAAAGTTGCCTTCACCGTTCTGGTTGCCCCTGCCCTCCATGCCTCCCTCTATGTCCACTCAGCCCCTCATTACCAATGGCTATCCTCCATCACCAGTTTATGGTCCTCAGCCCTTCTCACCACAGACTTATCCTCCAACAGTGATCAACACCCAGCCATATGTGCCTTCCCAGGGTTATGCCCAAAGTGTGGTCACCCCTGTACCACCACAGGTGTACATGCCTTCAAGTTCTGCTCCAGATGGGTATGGTTCAGAGGTGGGAGGGCCCCAGGCCTACAGCTACGCTCCCTCAAAGAGTTACGCACAGAGCTACGCTCCTTCTCAGGGCTACGCATCCAGCTACGCTGGTCACCGCTACTCCTCTCGCTCACGGATGTCTGCCATAGAGATCGATATCCCCGTGCTGACAGAGTAA